Below is a genomic region from Henckelia pumila isolate YLH828 chromosome 3, ASM3356847v2, whole genome shotgun sequence.
CTTTTGAGACATATGATTGTCTATCCAACTTTTATGTTGTCGAACTATTTTGAAAATACATATGCTCAATGCGTATGTAAGCGCTTACATGATCAACGAGGAATTTTTTGTTTGTCGCGTACTAGTTTGTTTCTTTGTTcttattgttttattttacttttttcCTCGAAAAGAGTTCTAATTGTTTGAATGGTTTTTATGATCTTCAAAATGTAgtcttctgttttttttttttaatttataaaagagTAGTCTTCTGTTTCTTCGAAATGGATGAGTTATATATGATCTAGTTATttattcaattatttatttGGTTTGCCTTTTATTTAATACATTGTTATAGGGGTCTTCTATATTTCCACTAAAATTAAGCTACAGCCATTTGTACACATCAATGAAATCAAGTTgttcaaaacaacaaaatataattttaaaaaccacaaaaatcttgataaaattaattttaaaattgagcTTTCGGAGTAAGTTGAAAAACAATTTTataaatcaaacaaaacaaatcCTACAAATATATTTCAGAAAATGGGTTGGGCAAAGTATATATTTGCTGATTAAAAAATCTAACATGGACTActaaagttatatatatatatatatatattataattaataaacaaaaaaaatcaagactGAGCTGAAGCCCACCCAACCTTTAGGATGACTCCGCCTTGCGTGAAAGGTGTTAACTCtccttatatttataataaaaataataatatttttgcatAAAATGTCAAGAATTAATAATATGTTTTGGAACCTTTGATGATAGATTTTGATGCTTTATTTGATCGTATATCAATTTAAActttattgttatatatgttAAGTATTTGATATTTCTTACCTTCACTATCGACATCCTATTTATTATACCTAATATCAAAGTTCTAAAAAGCGCGAAGCGCGTCGAAGCCTGAAGGTCAAGCTTCAAGTTTTTCAAGCTTAAGCGAGCTTAGAACGAGTTTAAGCGTGAAAAAATGTTTtcaatttttactataattttaattattttaagacaaacattaaataaaatgttatattaaccataaatatatgatttagtagataattcaagttctaaactataaatatacatatttataaaaatgttttcatttcaaaaaacaaatgaaatcttcTGTTCTAAAAAGTggccgtttaatcgagtttaaaCGTATTAAAACTTAAACAAAATTAAACATCGCTTAAGCAAGTTTTTTAGAACATTGCCTAATATTAACTCTCCTCCTAACCATGTGAGCTAAGCTGGCAATTGCCCCGCAGAAGTTCCTAATTTGAAAAGATAACAGGCAACGTTTTATTACTTTTTAAGATGTtttgtcaatttttttaaaaaaacaaaagctAACTCAACCCAAATGCATGAGTttttaaacccaataaaaaatttttttaaaagcgcAACTCTGATTGTAAAAGCTCGTTTAAATTTACAAAACATAATTCATTATTATAATGCAAATGTTTCAAATTAATCaacaatatataaataataaaaatatttcaaatttatcAATTATACATAACTTATTATAAATTATGTGAATCTTTCAAACCCATAAACTATACATAAATCTTTTCAAGtattataaatatttcaaaatcatcTATGCATAAATGATAAATCATTtcaatcaatattttaaaactCATCAATCATATGCAtatcattaaaaataatataaaacatttttttaaaaaaattttgacaaGCTAACTAGTCTCGCCGTGGTCCGCGACCCAAACAGGCCAATCTATTTTAGCCCAGCCTAGTCCAAGCTATCATACTCAACCCAAAtttgtattaaaaaataatcattttatttaaacaaaaggactggaaaaattaaaaaaaataaaagattaaaCTCTTTCCTCTTTAATACGTAAGCGAAGTCTCAAAACGAGAAGGGCGGTGTATAATGTAACAATTTCGATTATGTACAAACTTTACTTTGCCAAAGAATGAAATTTAGAGTGAATTACATATTTGCACAGCACAAATTGTTACATAAAATAGAAGACACGATTTTATTCTCGGATGTTTAGATAAAAATCGAGACcgtattcaattttttttttttatcacgaTTAAATAACgacaatttaaaataaaaatttattttatatctaaAATAAAACAAGCCTGTCTGTAAACATTGTTGTAAACTTGTAATTTTCCTTTTACTTGAGTTTTTTGAAGCATATTTTTACTTGATTTTAAACTGATAATAAAATTAATCGAATGTTCATTCTAAAATAaacttaataaataataatctaaCCATTCACCAAACgatattcttttttttaaaaatatatataatcttaaATGCGAAGTCTTCACGCAATTACGTGTACTGTTTCTCCACGACATGTGTAGAAGAAAAAACCCAAAATTAGCTGTTATCTTCGTTTGTTCACTAGTGAGGAATTAAAGGGCTACACAGCATGCATGTGTCTAAGAGTATATCACATTTAATTTCGAATTTTTAATTTGATCGTTGGAAAATTCTCGAAAAACATACacttctttatttgaattaataacATTTCATCGAGTTAATctataatttacatttcttttcAAGAATTCAAATAATAATGGATTGTAGATCAGTAGATGGCTTGAGaacaagataaataattaaggtCGATtcatcaatttttattttggtttaatCCATAAATCAAGGTTATGTTACTCTAAAGTGAGCCACACAAATACCTTGCTTGTACATACCCAAGTGCGATACAACAAAAATTATTAACATATCTCTTCAAAATATCATATAGacagttttgttttgttttgttttgttttttgttttttgttttttgttttttttttgaaatcataGACAGTTTTGTTATCCTACAAAGCAACAAAAGTGTCAATCCAACTTGTGTTTTTTTTCTTCCATATGTTCACATGCAGGCCCAGGGCCCCACCCATGGTGGAGGCCCcagttttattaaatttttttataatatataatataattattatatattaataagatccaattaattattaaaattattatattataataattatcataaacaaaataaaatcgaaAAATAGTCACGCTCAACCTATGACAAATCTGTCGTCCAAACTTATATAttcaatttttatttagttCATCACTTgtcattttattgttgtttagtGTCCATCCACATTGCCCTTATGTGATTATCGATTTTCCTAGCCTCGAGTTCTTAGCTTGGGTTGTTTGAGCAATTTTTCTGCATCTAATTGTGCTAAAATTTGATTTATGAGTCATTCAGTATAATTTTGATTTCatgtaatattttaatatttgttgTTAATTTAATGTGGGGGTTAAAAATTAATGGATTGAAAGTACGATTTTTGAAacctaattttgaaaattgacttttttttgtttaaattttgaatatttaaattaacTATTTATAAATTGAATTTGCAACTGAATTGTAAGTGTTCACGTAGATAGTTTATTGTgacttttttataaaataattcatgattATGAAATATAAAAGATGATTTTATATAACTCAATTATATTTGACATTGCAAATTAATGTAAAAGGTTTTTTGTTTTAAACTACGTTCGATGCCTCGTTTCTCTAGAACCATCCCTGCTCACATgaaatctattttttttaaaaaaaataaaaactgcatTGGGACTTCAACTGACATGGGTGCAAGTGTAACAAAATCAATAATGTAAATGTAATACAAGTTGCTGAggactttaaattttttattttgggaaaaaaaaacgAGGTGTACGTAGTCATCCTAGAACTTTCTTTCACGTGTATGAAAGTTTTGAATGGCATGCAAATGAGAATGGAAAAAGGATAAACCCGATCCCGCATGAAACTCGCCCCGACGGGGCGGGTTTAGACATGCCAAAGCAGGTCCATAAGCAGGTTCGGGGCGGGTttcgggtttggccaaacccgctCCGCCaaagtatttatatatatatataaatttaaaatatacatgtatatatataaatatatatgcaatattaataatatataattatatttttatactaaataattaatattttatccataatttgtgtatataatattattagattgaaataaatttattttatcatgataagtttagtataaaaatgtatcattataatatttttttggctaataattattaattaattacaaattgattaattttgagtcgtgagaatattttttttatcttaaataatatcgatatatatttgaaattaaatttaatgatttttgttaatttttaaacttttacattttttaatttaataaatttaaaattatttaattttttgtgagTTGTATTACCCTTTTAACAAACAATAAAATTTGTTACAAAATAGTGGAATCCCACGAACTAACGAGAAAAACTCCCAACTTGCCAAGCAAGAATCTGTTGGATCCATAATAATCAAGCTCAAAACCTCAAAATCCTCGGAAAATCTTCATCCGTTTTATCCATGGAAACTCACTCGAGCCCGGAAGCTCCACTTCATCCTGTTCCCTCTCATGGCTCCGGGGCACATGATCCCGATGATAGACATTGCGAAACTACTCGCACAGCGAGGTGTCGTAGTTACAATCATCACCACCCCGCTCAATGCCAACAGATTCAGCACATATATTGATCGCGCGACAGAATCAGGCCTCGAAATCCGCCTCCGTAAGCAGGGTTACCGGAAGGGTGCGAGAATCTTGATTCGCTGCCCTCACTGGATTTGGCTTCAAATTTTTTTGTAGCACTTAGTTTGTTGCAGAAAGAAGTGGGAGGATTGTTCGAGGAGCTGAAACCTCGGCCGAGCTGCTTGATTTCAGACATGGGTTTGCCCTGGACTACTCAGATTGCCGAAAGGTTTCAGATTCCTAGAATAGTTTTCGATGGAACTTGCTGTTTCTCCCTCTTGTGCTCGCACAATATTGTATCCTCCAAGATTCTCGATACCTTAGAGTTCAGATTCGGAGCAATTCGAGGTTCCGAATCTGCCTGATTCGATCAAGTTAAGAAAATTCCATGTCACGGGTTCCACGAATAGGAAATCGTCTGCTATAAAAGATGTTACAGAACAAATCAGAGCTGCGGAAAAGACATCGTTCGGGGAAGTGGTGAATAGTTTTCAAGAACTGGAGGCAGAGTATGTGAAGGAGTATAGCAAAGCCAAAGGTGAAAAGGTCTGGTGCATCGGCCCTGTTTCACTGTGCAACGAAAACAGCCTGGATTTGGTCGACAGAGGAAACAAAGCTTCCATCAACGAGCAAGATTGCCTAAAATGGCTCGATTTACACGAGCCCGGGTCGGCTATTTACGCCAGCCTTGGGAGCTTATCACGCCTAGTAGCACCGCAAATTATCGAGCTTGCACTTGGCCTGGAGGAATCCAACAGGCCTTTTGTTTGGTCATTGGGAGGAGGCGACAAATCAGGCCAACTAGAGAGATGGATCCTTGAAAGCGGATTCGAACAAAGGGTCGATGGAAGAGGACTCATAATCCGGGGATGGGCACCCCAAGTTCTGATCCTGTCACACAAGGCAATCGGAGGATTCTTGACGCATGCCGGATGGAACTCGGCGCTGGAAGGGATTTCGGCCGGGGTGCCGATGGCGACATGGCCACTTTTTGCAGAGCAATTTTGTAACGAGAAATTGGTGGTGGAAGTGCTGAAGATCGGGGTGAGTGTAGGCGTGGAGACGCCTGTCAAGTGGGGAGAGGAAGAAAAAGTGGGAGTTTTGGTTAAGAAGGACGATGTTAAGAAAGCTTTGGATATGGTGATGGATGGAGGGGAGAAGGGAGAAGAAAGGAGGAAGAAAGCTCGGGAGCTTGGAGAAATGGCGAACAAGGCTATCCATGGAGGTTCTTCTTATGGGAATATGACAAGTTTGATTCAAGAGATTATGGCCAAAGCAAGTCTTGATGACTATGGTGGCGAAGAGACTGTTCTTGTATAGGAGATACTATGGTAGCAAGTGCACTTCACATCTTTAAAATTGTGTTGCTATTTTAGATTTGAATGAACATGCTTGCATGTTTCAAACgcttaaaacttttaaaattcttATGATGTATCAATACCAAGTTACGGAATGATTGCATCAAGCAACCCGTTATTTTCTGGATTTCAGAAGCGCACATATGATCTGAGTTTCAGAGACACACAGAGCTTATTTTTAAACCATAAGTCAAGAATCACTTCTCTTAATAATCGCACACACTCCCTTCATATTATGTAATTGCAAACCATTAAATTTGCAAACGGGTTTATACGGGTTAGTGTAGATTTGATTAACCATGTTCTTCTGCCATTAGTTGTTCAAATGTACACTAAAACACAATAACAGGAGCAaggctaaaaaaaataaaaaataagccTTTTACTGCAATGGCGAGAACCAAATTGTTAACCACAGTACAATTTAATGATTTATAATCAAGTCTTAATGGACTGCAATTTTCTCATATTTTTTCATGATCTAATACTCTGCACCATTTGAAGACAGAATTGCTTCATTTTCTTGATACATGGCAACATCTTGTACAAGCAACTCAATGTTTTTGAACGAAGAACCTCCTTCCTCTGTTGCTCTTTGAGCCATTTCACCCAGTTTTCGAGCTCGATTTCGTCTCTCCTCTCCTTCTTCTCCTCCATCCATCAGCTCATCAATCACCCTtctaagctcatcatacttcaCCAACACTCCCACCTTTTCCTCCTCCCCAAGAAGGACAGGCAACTCAACACCTACTCTTACACCCGTCTTGATCACATGGACCACCAACTTCTCGTTGCAAAATTGGTCCCCGAACGCCGGCCATGTTATCATTGGCAAGCCTGCAGTTATCCCTTCAAGCGTCGAGTTCCATCCGCAATGCGTCAAGAAGCCTCCCACTGATGGATGAGAAAGTATCATCACCTGAGGCGCCCACCCGTGGATAATCAAGTTGGTGTCTTCTTCTTCGTCGCCGAGTTTCTCTTCGGATAGCCTTGTTTTTAGTTCATCTGATGCTTTTCTGATGACCCATATGAAGGGTCGATTCGAATCTCGTAAGGCTAAACCGAGCTCCACCATTTGCGAGTCGGAAACATGGGACAAACTTCCTAGACAGACGTAAATAACAGAGGCTTTTTCTTGCAAATCTAGCCATTTTAAGCATTTGTTTTTATCAATGGATGCTTTGTTCCCCCTCTCAGCGATATCTAGCCCATCTTTGTTGCATAACGAAACGGGACCGATGGACCAGAGCTTTTTACCTTGTCTCACTTTCATGTATTCTTTCACGTATTCAGGCTCCAAATCATGGAAAGTGTTTATCACCGATCCAAATGCTTCATCTTCAGCTCGTCTCATTTGGTCCCTTATCTCATCCCATTTGGGATCCGTCCGACTAACGGTATCCCAAAGCTGAGCTTTGGTGAATTCAATTCTATCAGGCAATCCCGGAAGCACAAAATGCTCGAAATCAGAAGCTATGGTTTCAAAATCCTCGGCTTTCACCAAATGAATACATAAAAGAGAGAAGCAACTGGTCCCATGAAACATAAGTCTAGGAATATGCAAAACTTTACCAAGATTTGAAGCCCACGTGAAACACATGTCAGCAATCAAACACTTCACCCGTGGTTCGAGTTCTTGGATGATTTCTCGAACCTGGTCTTCCAACATTCCGACGGCGACGAAGAACTTGGCACCATCCTCCATCGACGCCAGCATGTCGAAATTTTCGCACCCTTGGGGCAGCCCTGCTTCGACACAAGGCAATTTTAGATGCACGACTCGGATATCGAGTCCACAATCTATGGCTCGATCGATCACTTTTTCGAATCTTCTCCCATTGTGGGCCGTGGTTAAAATGGTGACCGTGGCTCCTCTTTTCGCCAGTAACCTGGCTATGTCGACCATGGGGATCGTATGGCCCTGAGCCATGAAAGGAAGCAACGCAAAGTGAGGTTCTTGGCATTCATCTATGGCGGCCATGGGATTGATTCGATGGATTCCCCAGAAAACTTTGATGAAAGCTAAGTGGTCTGTGTTCATTCATTCATTGGCTGTAAGATTAGTTATCCCTTTATATCTTTGTGCAAAATTTCATCGCTTTGTTGCTTTGCATTTCGATTTATTGtaattattttgatttattgtaATCTTCGTGTAATCACTCGAAGATATCGGTGTGGTTGTACTTTGTCTTTTACCATgtgattttaataaattcttcattcattaaaaaaaaaaaaaaaaaatttgtctctTTGCAGATGATGTAAGAGCATACATAAGCAGAGATGTAAGTTGTCGGACACAAAATAGAAGCTTCTTCTTGGACAAATGTGAGGCATGCACACATGGTAATTAATAAACAGTAAaaagaatattttattttttaaaatcatcttGGATATAAAGTAATTTTTATTTGCGATATTGATAAGCTCATTAGtatattttatcatatcatatcaaatatttatctttctttatttgtgtagatttgatatgatcaaataaaaGGAATCCTATGCCTACAAGGAAACATATTGAAGAAGGATTCTTGGTCTATTTATTTGACATAGGCGTTCACAAGAAAAAGAGATAGATAGAGAGAGACCGTGAGATTTTCTAAGAGCTTCATACACGTACATTGACAGAAGGATTGAAGATCTTTGAAAGCTCAAATCGGTCAAGGTTACTTGATgcttgaagaacacttgaagatcattgATTGAAGAGTGTTTCGACTATACAAGTTTTTGACATCAAGATTTTTAACTCCTTactctattttatttattctatcttgaatagaatttttaggagttatttttatggtttattttctcaattgttttgagaaattgaattttacaataatcactagtgttaaggtttgtaaaactctttgaaagttttctagtgaagttttgccctgaggcgttgcaagagtattttatactcttgcagAAATCATATTGAGTCTATtgatttggttgcttgtttattttatttacgcgttaattatattccgctgcaagttactcaaggtgttattgtaggtgttgtcaacaccttttgacaacacctcaaacagtttatgtgcaacccattttcccttacaagtggcatcagagccatattcttgatacactaagaactgatctttgtttgtttattttattaaagggaataagatggactcatcgtctgttgcgaactcgttcctgaaacctccggtccttgatggcacgaattacGCACTATGGAAGAATAGAATGCGATATACTATCAAAGCTatggatgttcgtgcttggcaaagtattctgactggttggactcctccaaagacgttagatgaagatggagactaTATCATTAAGAAAGAAAAAACTTGGACTGCCGAgaaaacacaaagttcaagctacaacgctaaagcactcaatgcaatttttCCAACTGTTGATATGAGGATGTATGGAATCATTGCTGACTGCACTGTTGCTAAAGATGCAtgggatgctcttcaagaacactgtgaaggaactgatagcgtaagaagaacaagattgagattgttgaacgcaagatttgagaatatcaggatggGTGAGAATGAAtctattgctgattatgataataaacttagggagatagctacagaggcgcatgctcttggaggacctattgctagtgaaactatggtgaacaaggttcttcgatccttgcctaaaagatttaatgggaagatttgggcgcttgaagaaattaaagacacttcaaagatgaagatgactgaactgattagcatccttcaagtttttgagatgaacatGTTGGAaatcggtgttcagatcaattagaattgatacccggtgcagcgaaagttttaaaaattttattttattaatatggaacgattccatatctgggtatcaaaactttacgattaaatttgtgtaagtaaaacaaataatcacctATTAAAtatttaccttgaaatctcgaagcgagattatggataccaacagaatttaatctgctcttgttgtatatcctcggaactgatgaacgaacgtttcttcaatcaggtccacgaatagaaaacaaaaccctctgattgactgcactagaaatcaatcagaagtttgcgtagagaataaacagatatgatctgttaattcagattgtaatttttcacaaaaaacacaacccgaatttttctccaaaagggacagaggatttcgaaaatccccttgaaaattctagagtgtattttcgaaaattgcaatatacaatgtgtgtgattttcgaacccaacacctctatttatagataatttctagttataattgtatcaggactctaactccttaaagcccacaatccataacttaagcccaacaagccaagcacgttgttatagaaattaatataaaattcatcgtgactccgattgataaattgattttaccaatgtgcacagaaaccatttctgcatcttttagagtcaagataatttttctgaatccgaattcagtgatttccaaaaatgcccatccctatgtcattttaggaaatcccactccctttagttaagaagtccaacttctctttcattaaatttaactctttaaatttaactatctctacggggttttagtaatccattacttgtgtaaccctcaatggttcaggaatacagctagccgtgggctcacaactccttgtgactcggaacaacaatttccgacttacccatcgaatcatggtaagagcgcctagcaacatcgccccatgattccctaggtattactgatagtgcctgcaagaatcagtagattttggttagcgtacagtatggtcccttcatccatatatcccgatcgaatcaacaaccattggtatatcgagagtcgttcgagattcgataactatgcataacatcttggagatcaaatagtgacatcgcatgtgttactaggaaaacccattaacctaaaacacatcatgtactctggccagagattcgtcacactaatatctccttagatcgcataggatatccacactcgcaagtatgtggtgaatccttgacaacaaagcatcgactcctatatgtgttgtaactgtacccaatcccaatacctgatgaccccaatagagtcggtaaacgagtcaaagtacagtactagcatatagagtctcaatgatgtttcaagtaataaggactaatggtgtacaaccaaaaccgcggactttatccactcgataagtgataaccacttggaaagtccgaatagggtagttcgatcattcatcatatgaatatccatttgcatgctttgaacatctctatgttccataccaatgaaacgtgatactcggcatcgcaaatgctagtatcaatctcgagcgatccttatccttatttgcggatggctcaattgactaggaactgtttagaatatacagtgactataagatgtatttcatgatagccatccccatgtgctaccacatcttacatacactatagtatattcaaggtctttatcaaaataacaatagcatatcataatataacaatatgaagaaagataaagtcaattccattataaaagtgtaaattatattaaacaaaatattgttttacatagagtcataaaagcccttagccacaagttggctaaccgggcacccactctttcaatctcccacttgccctaaagccaactagtcatactacgtaatcccattgcttcgcgatatttgtcaaacaatggtcctggcaagggcttagtaagcggatcagcgatattgtctgtagaggccactctctcgacactgatgtctcctctttccacgatctcccggattatgtggtatttcctcagtacgtgtttggacttctgatgagaccttggctcctttgcctgagcaacggcacccgtgttgtcatagtacaccaggactggaccaacagcttcaggaattacacccaactcttggatgaatttccttatccaaaccgcctctttagcagcagctgatgctgcaatgtattctgcctcagtggtggaatccgctgtggtatcctgcttggaactcttccaagagatagcaccgtcattgagcacgaatacaaatccagaggttgatttcgagtcatccacgtcacattggaagctagagtcggtatagccttccaacttcaattctctccctccataaaccataaataaattcttagtccttcgcaagtacttaagaatatccttcacggatttccaatgcatttgaccgggattggcttggtatctgctcgtgacgcttagagcataggccacatccggtctggtagatatcatctcatacatgatactacctatggctgacgcatatggcacgtgtgtcatcttctctatctcttcgtcagtcttgggacacatagacttggatagagaaactccatgacacataggtagatgtcctctcttggactcatccatagaaaaccttttcaatatggtgtcgatgtaggttgattgagtgagtcctatcattcttttagatctatctctatagatctgaattcctagaatataggatgcctcacctaaatccttcatcgagaatctacctgataaccatatctttgttgactgcaacatccctacatcattccccatgagtaggatgtcatcaacataaagtactaagaatgttaccgcattcttaactactttcttgtacacgcatggttcctccgggttcttgataaaaccaaaatcctttatcgtttcatcaaatttctg
It encodes:
- the LOC140888170 gene encoding LOW QUALITY PROTEIN: UDP-glycosyltransferase 73C3-like (The sequence of the model RefSeq protein was modified relative to this genomic sequence to represent the inferred CDS: inserted 1 base in 1 codon; deleted 1 base in 1 codon), whose protein sequence is MGASVTKSIIGIPRTNEKNSQLAKQESVGSIIIKLKTSKSSENLHPFYPWKLTRARKLHFILFPLMAPGHMIPMIDIAKLLAQRGVVVTIITTPLNANRFSTYIDRATESGLEIRLRXAGLPEGCENLDSLPSLDLASNFFVALSLLQKEVGGLFEELKPRPSCLISDMGLPWTTQIAERFQIPRIVFDGTCCFSLLCSHNIVSSKILDTLESDSEQFEVPNLPDSIKLRKFHVTGSTNRKSSAIKDVTEQIRAAEKTSFGEVVNSFQELEAEYVKEYSKAKGEKVWCIGPVSLCNENSLDLVDRGNKASINEQDCLKWLDLHEPGSAIYASLGSLSRLVAPQIIELALGLEESNRPFVWSLGGGDKSGQLERWILESGFEQRVDGRGLIIRGWAPQVLILSHKAIGGFLTHAGWNSALEGISAGVPMATWPLFAEQFCNEKLVVEVLKIGVSVGVETPVKWGEEEKVGVLVKKDDVKKALDMVMDGGEKGEERRKKARELGEMANKAIHGGSSYGNMTSLIQEIMAKASLDDYGGEETVLV
- the LOC140891340 gene encoding UDP-glycosyltransferase 73C4-like is translated as MNTDHLAFIKVFWGIHRINPMAAIDECQEPHFALLPFMAQGHTIPMVDIARLLAKRGATVTILTTAHNGRRFEKVIDRAIDCGLDIRVVHLKLPCVEAGLPQGCENFDMLASMEDGAKFFVAVGMLEDQVREIIQELEPRVKCLIADMCFTWASNLGKVLHIPRLMFHGTSCFSLLCIHLVKAEDFETIASDFEHFVLPGLPDRIEFTKAQLWDTVSRTDPKWDEIRDQMRRAEDEAFGSVINTFHDLEPEYVKEYMKVRQGKKLWSIGPVSLCNKDGLDIAERGNKASIDKNKCLKWLDLQEKASVIYVCLGSLSHVSDSQMVELGLALRDSNRPFIWVIRKASDELKTRLSEEKLGDEEEDTNLIIHGWAPQVMILSHPSVGGFLTHCGWNSTLEGITAGLPMITWPAFGDQFCNEKLVVHVIKTGVRVGVELPVLLGEEEKVGVLVKYDELRRVIDELMDGGEEGEERRNRARKLGEMAQRATEEGGSSFKNIELLVQDVAMYQENEAILSSNGAEY